A stretch of DNA from Endozoicomonas sp. 8E:
ACGATCAGAGTATCTGGCCACTCACGTCGCAGACTGGCTTTCCTTACCCAGGGCATATCCAGAACCGCCCTTCTCATCTCTTCCAGGTCAAGGTAAAAAAACCGATTGACCAACCAGGGTGCCAGCTGTTTTTCAACATCACCAGGCTCCAGATAATTGAACGTAGAGCGCACTTCCACCCGTGCTATCGGCTGATTAACCCACATCATCAATACCGGCCAAATCCAGAGCAAAGCCACGGCCAGAGCAGAGATGACAGTCAACCCTAACCAGCGTCGCCAGGATATAGGCCGAGCCAGCTTTTTCTCTTTTCCCCGACTCGCCCCGCGACTGCGCCTGCCAGAGTCGTCAGGTGACTTCTGATTCAGTTTCAACAAGCTCTTTGCTTCCCTTTATTCCAGCCCCTTTCTGGCGAGCCGGTAACAGGGACGACTTCAGAATCTCCAGAACCAATGCTTCGAAACTCAAACCCACTGACTTTCCAGCCATAGGAACAAGACTCGTTTCAGTCATACCGGGTACAGTATTTGCCTCAAGTAGCCAAAAGCGTCCTCTTTCGTCCTGCATAAAGTCGACTCGACCCCAGCCAGAGCAGCCCAGTGTTTCGAAAGCGGTCAGTGCCAGAGCCTGAAGTTCTTGCTCCTTGCTTTCAGACAGACCACTGGGTAAGTGGTACTGAGTATTTCCTGAGACATATTTAGCGTCATAGTCATAAAAAGACTCTGCCGACTCGATTCGAATAGCAGGCAAGGGCTGACCGTTGAGAATCGCAATCGTATATTCAGGGCCATCAATGAACTGTTCCACCAGCACAGAACCACCGTATTTTGAAGCCTGCTCCCAGGCTGGCAGCAGACCCTGCTCCCGATCAACCCTGGTGATTCCTACGCTGGAGCCTTCCAGACTGGGCTTTACGAAAGCCGGTAATATCTCTGCACAGCAATCAAGGTTTTCAGCCTGCTCAATCAGCATAAAGTCCGGGGTGGGTAAACCAACCGCCTGCCAGAGCAGTTTGCTTCTGTATTTGTCCATGGCCAATGCTGAAGACATAATGTCACTGCCCGCATAAGGAATATCCATTTGATCAAGCAGTCCCTGCACCGTACCATCCTCCCCGCGGGGACCGTGCAATGCAATAAAAACGCGATCTGGCTTCTGCTCGACCAGCTGACTGACCAACCCCTCGATTGGATCAATAAGGCAACAATCTATGCCACTGGTTTTCAGGGCTTCAAAGATTCGTTTACCGGATGCAAGACTCACTTCCCGCTCAGCCGAACAACCACCCAGTAATACCGCTACTTTACCGAATACTCTTTTTAGCTCATCACTGTCTGCATCAATGGCAACTTGCCCCTGTTCCTGGCTATACATCTCTAAGCTACCCTTCCGTCCTGAATTATATCTTCAAGTTTTTCACCCAGCTCTGTCGTCAGCCTCACAGCCAAAGCACCGATGTCTCCGGCCCCCTGGGTCAAAACCAGGTCATTGTCTTCAACAACAGCTTGCAAAACAGTACTAACTTCATCAGGACTGGAAATAAAAACAGGCTCCAGCTGGCCTCTTTGACGAATACTTCGACAGAGGCTTCGTGTATCTGCACCCGGAATCGGTTCTTCTCCTGCCGGATAGACTTCCATCAAAAGCAAGACATCAACCTGGGACAGCACCTCAACGAAATCTTCGTAAAGATCTCTGGTTCTCGAATAGCGGTGTGGCTGATAAACCATAACCAGCCGCTTGTCTGGCCATCCAGCGCGGATAGCCTTGATCGTTGCCGCCACCTCAGTCGGGTGGTGCCCATAATCATCAACGAGCATCATCTGGGCTGAGTCAGTCTGAAAGTGCCCCTGCACCTGGAATCGTCTGCCAACCCCCTGGAACTGCCTGAGTCCTTCACAGATTACGTCATCAGGCATTCCTTCATCCGATGCAACTATGAAGGTGGCAAGCGCATTGAGAACATTGTGACGACCAGGAATATTCAGCTCAACTTTTACCTTTTTATTATCTTTAGATTTCCGCTCCAGCTCAAAAGAGGTTTTCATACCCTTTTGCTGAATATTAACAGCCCGGAAATCGGCCCCCTCACTCTCACCATAAGTAATAACTTGTCGTTTAATTAATGGTAACAGTTCTTTTACCACAGGGCAGTCTGTACAGACCACAGCCAAGCCATAAAATGGCAGGTTGTGAATAAAACTGACAAAGGTTTTCTTTAACTTGTCAAAGCTTCCTTCATAGGTAGCCATATGATCTGCATCAATGTTGGTGACAATAGAAACCATCGGCTGCAGATGCAGGAAAGATGCGTCTGACTCATCCGCTTCTGCCACGAGGTATCGACTGCCTCCAAGCTTGGCATTGGTACCGGCAGAATTCAGACGACCGCCAATCACAAAAGTAGGATCCAGACCACCATACCCTAACACCGAGGCCAACAGACTGGTCGTGGTTGTCTTGCCATGGGTACCTGCCACTGCGATACCATGACGGTAGCGCATCAGTTCGGCCAGCATCTCAGCTCTGGGAACTACTGGTACACGTTTCTCTCTTGCCGTAACCACTTCCGGATTTTCCAAAGCGACTGCTGTGGAAGTGACCACTACATCCGCCCCTTCAACATTGGCAGCTTCATGACCAATAAAGACTTTAATTCCCTGATCTTCCAAACGTTGGGTTACCGGTGAGCGTCGAATATCTGATCCCGAGATCTGATACCCCTGGTTCTTAAGCACTTCTGCGATACCGCACATGCCCGAACCACCTATGCCAACAAAATGAATATTTTTTATACGACGCATTTCAGGTATAGGAGCCACAGGAAAAATAGGCTTATTAGCGGACATGAGCCACCTCCAGACAATGATCAGCTACTTCCTCAGCCGCCATGGGCCTGGCGACATCGCCTGCAGCCCTGGCCATAGTCACCAGCTGTTCAGGATTGCCCACAAAATTCTCTAACATATTAATCAGACAGGTTTCGTTCAGTTCTTTCTGCTGCATCATCATGGCGGCCCCCTGATTAACCAGGTACTGACCATTGACGGTTTGATGATCATCAACAGCATGGGGATAAGGTACCAGCAGGGCCGCCCTTCGGGCCATCGCCAGCTCTGAGACGGTGAGGGCTCCAGAGCGACAAACCACCAGATCTGCCCACTCATAGGCACCGGCCATATCATCGATAAAGGGTTCTACGCGCCCCTCCACACCCAGAGCACGATATAACTCACGGGTAGCATCCAGATTATTCTTGCCAGTCTGATGCCAAACCTCGAAGCGACCTTTAAACCGGGTGAGTACTTTTGGAACCAGCTCGTTGATGGCTGCAGCGCCACTACTGCCACCAACTACCAACAGTCTTAAAGCCCTGCCATCCAGTTGAGAAGGTAAATCCGAATTAGCAATATCCGCTCTTACCGGATTACCGGTCAGAATAAATTTACCAGAGCCACTCTCTGGGCCAAAAGCACCGGGAAAAGCCATCAATACTTTACGGGCAATTCTTGACAAAACCTTGTTCGTGAAGCCTGCAATCGCATTCTGCTCGTGAACCACCAGAGGAATACCTGACAAACGCGCGGCCACCCCACCCGGCCCTGTGACAAAACCACCCATTCCCAGAACACAAACAGGCTTGCAGCTTCGAATCACTTTCAAGGCACGAAACAGTGAAACAGCGAGCTTCCAGGGTGCTTTCAGTAAAAAGCTGAAGCCTTTACCCCTCAGTCCGGTGACCGGGATATAGCTGATTTCAAATCCATGGCGCGGCACCAGTTCAGCTTCCATACTGTTAGCCGTACCCAACCAGTGAATAGCGTAGCCACGCTTCTCAAGTTCTCCGGCAGTGGCCAGCGCAGGGAAAATATGCCCGCCAGTACCACCTGCCATTATTAAAACGGTAGGTTTGTCAGAAGTACTCATGACAATCCCCTGCTTTTATCATCTGTTTTGACATTAAACAGCCGTCGTTCATAATCAATTCGCAGCAACAACCCAAAAGCCAGGCAGTTTATCAACAGGCTGCTGCCTCCATAACTGATCAGGGGCAACGCCAAACCTTTTGTGGGCAGCAACCCGGTATTTACAGCAATATTGATCAACGCCTGACTGCCATACAACAAGCCGATTCCATAGGCAACATAGCCATGAAACAGTAGTTTTTTTGCTTCTGCCCGGTAACCGATTTGCAGCGCTCGCCAGGAAATAAACAGAATCAGAGTCAGGACAGAGACCGCCCCAAGGACACCAAACTCTTCAGCCAGAACGGCAAAGACAAAATCTGTATGAGCTTCCGGCAAATAGAACAGCTTTTGCAGACTGTTACCCAATCCCTCGCCAAACCATTCACCTCGCCCAAAAGCAATCAGGGACTGAGTCAACTGATAGCCACTACCGAAGGCATTGGCCCAGGGGTCCATATAAGAAGTCAGACGTGCCATGCGATAAGGTTCAAAAACAATCAAGGCGGCAATAGACCCGACCAGCACCAGGAACAGAATAACGAACTGCCAGAGTCTGGCGCCTGCCAGAAAAATCATTCCCATGGAAGCGCCCATCAACACCACAAGCGCCCCAAGGTCTGGCTCCATCAGCAACAGTAAAGATGAGACAAAAAGAATAGTCATAGGCTTGAAAAAGCCGGTCCATCTGGTTCTGACTTCGTCCAACCGACGCACCAGGTAAGCCGCAAGATAAACGACAATCATCAATTTGGCCGCTTCTGATGCCTGCAGATTGAAAAAGCCCAGAGGAATCCAGCGAACACTGCCATTGACCTCCCGACCCACAACCAGCACAGCCAGCAGCATCCCCAGACCACCAAAAAGTGAAAGCCAGCTGTACTTCTCAATAGTTGTTACCGGAACCATCAAAATGACACCCATCAGCAACAGCCCGACGAAAACAAAAAAAGCCTGCTTGATGAGGATATAAAACGGATTGGAGTAAAGACTGCCCGCCACTTCCATGGAAGCGGAACTGACCATAATCAAACCAATCACAAGAAGTCCCAGCACAGCACCCAGCAGCGGCAGGTCAAGAACACTGCCGCGGCGACCTGTAAAAGGCGATCTTATTTCGCTGAGAAACTTCTGGTGTAGAGTCATGCAAGACGCTCCCTGACCAGAGTCATAAAGCTATCGCCACGCTGCTCGAAACTCTCGAACATATCAAAACTGGCACAAGCGGGTGCCAGCAGGACAGCATCACCGCTTTCACTGACCTCGCAGGCACGATCTACTGCAGCAGCCAGACTCTTAACATATTGAACCGGGATAACGCCATTGACGGCTTTACCAATATCAGGTGCGTCACGCCCTATCAGCACAAGCTCACGACCGAACTTTTGTAATGGCTGTTTCAGCTGATTAAAGTCCGCCCCCTTGCCGTCCCCACCGGCAATGAGAACAATTTTTCCGGTCAGAGTCGCACCCAGACCTTCGATAGCCGCAACCGATGCCCCAACATTGGTGGCTTTGGAATCATTAATCCAAACCACACCGTTTTTTTCAGCTACCCATTGGCATCGATGAGAAAGACCTGTGAAGCGGCACAGAGCCTTCAGCATGGGTGTCATCGGGATGCCCACTGATTCACCCAGGGCCAGAGCAGCCAGTGCATTCAATTGATTATGACGACCCGGCAACTTCATGGCCGCTGTATTGATGAGTCTTTTGACACCTTTACAAAGCCACGTACCCTCTTCATCTTCAATAAGACCATAGTCGTGTAAATCAGGCTTGCCAGAAGTAAACGCTGTTGCGGGAGTAGCCTCGGGAAGAAGAGGTACAGTCAGAGCATCCTGCTTGTTGTATACCGCATGTTTACAGCCACGGTATATACGCTGCTTTGCCTTATGGTAGTCCATCATGGTCTTATAACGATCCATATGATCAGGACTGATATTCAGTACCGTCGCGGCGGCTGCACGTAAAGAATGAGTGGTTTCCAGCTGGAAGCTGGACAATTCCAGGATATAGAGATCAACATTTTCTCTCTCAAGAAGTTCAAGTGCTGGAGTACCAATATTGCCACCCAC
This window harbors:
- a CDS encoding D-alanine--D-alanine ligase, which encodes MYSQEQGQVAIDADSDELKRVFGKVAVLLGGCSAEREVSLASGKRIFEALKTSGIDCCLIDPIEGLVSQLVEQKPDRVFIALHGPRGEDGTVQGLLDQMDIPYAGSDIMSSALAMDKYRSKLLWQAVGLPTPDFMLIEQAENLDCCAEILPAFVKPSLEGSSVGITRVDREQGLLPAWEQASKYGGSVLVEQFIDGPEYTIAILNGQPLPAIRIESAESFYDYDAKYVSGNTQYHLPSGLSESKEQELQALALTAFETLGCSGWGRVDFMQDERGRFWLLEANTVPGMTETSLVPMAGKSVGLSFEALVLEILKSSLLPARQKGAGIKGSKELVETESEVT
- the murC gene encoding UDP-N-acetylmuramate--L-alanine ligase — translated: MSANKPIFPVAPIPEMRRIKNIHFVGIGGSGMCGIAEVLKNQGYQISGSDIRRSPVTQRLEDQGIKVFIGHEAANVEGADVVVTSTAVALENPEVVTAREKRVPVVPRAEMLAELMRYRHGIAVAGTHGKTTTTSLLASVLGYGGLDPTFVIGGRLNSAGTNAKLGGSRYLVAEADESDASFLHLQPMVSIVTNIDADHMATYEGSFDKLKKTFVSFIHNLPFYGLAVVCTDCPVVKELLPLIKRQVITYGESEGADFRAVNIQQKGMKTSFELERKSKDNKKVKVELNIPGRHNVLNALATFIVASDEGMPDDVICEGLRQFQGVGRRFQVQGHFQTDSAQMMLVDDYGHHPTEVAATIKAIRAGWPDKRLVMVYQPHRYSRTRDLYEDFVEVLSQVDVLLLMEVYPAGEEPIPGADTRSLCRSIRQRGQLEPVFISSPDEVSTVLQAVVEDNDLVLTQGAGDIGALAVRLTTELGEKLEDIIQDGRVA
- the murG gene encoding undecaprenyldiphospho-muramoylpentapeptide beta-N-acetylglucosaminyltransferase, which translates into the protein MSTSDKPTVLIMAGGTGGHIFPALATAGELEKRGYAIHWLGTANSMEAELVPRHGFEISYIPVTGLRGKGFSFLLKAPWKLAVSLFRALKVIRSCKPVCVLGMGGFVTGPGGVAARLSGIPLVVHEQNAIAGFTNKVLSRIARKVLMAFPGAFGPESGSGKFILTGNPVRADIANSDLPSQLDGRALRLLVVGGSSGAAAINELVPKVLTRFKGRFEVWHQTGKNNLDATRELYRALGVEGRVEPFIDDMAGAYEWADLVVCRSGALTVSELAMARRAALLVPYPHAVDDHQTVNGQYLVNQGAAMMMQQKELNETCLINMLENFVGNPEQLVTMARAAGDVARPMAAEEVADHCLEVAHVR
- the ftsW gene encoding putative lipid II flippase FtsW produces the protein MTLHQKFLSEIRSPFTGRRGSVLDLPLLGAVLGLLVIGLIMVSSASMEVAGSLYSNPFYILIKQAFFVFVGLLLMGVILMVPVTTIEKYSWLSLFGGLGMLLAVLVVGREVNGSVRWIPLGFFNLQASEAAKLMIVVYLAAYLVRRLDEVRTRWTGFFKPMTILFVSSLLLLMEPDLGALVVLMGASMGMIFLAGARLWQFVILFLVLVGSIAALIVFEPYRMARLTSYMDPWANAFGSGYQLTQSLIAFGRGEWFGEGLGNSLQKLFYLPEAHTDFVFAVLAEEFGVLGAVSVLTLILFISWRALQIGYRAEAKKLLFHGYVAYGIGLLYGSQALINIAVNTGLLPTKGLALPLISYGGSSLLINCLAFGLLLRIDYERRLFNVKTDDKSRGLS
- the murD gene encoding UDP-N-acetylmuramoyl-L-alanine--D-glutamate ligase — its product is MSALISSNRTRVVVGLGKTGMSCVRYLAERQRPFKVMDTRENPPGIDELKATFPDVPVHLGGLNPGWLNGADELILSPGLALATPEIAEAVSKGAEAVGDIELFCREVDKPVVAITGSNGKSTVTTLLGDMAQEAGLRVAVGGNIGTPALELLERENVDLYILELSSFQLETTHSLRAAAATVLNISPDHMDRYKTMMDYHKAKQRIYRGCKHAVYNKQDALTVPLLPEATPATAFTSGKPDLHDYGLIEDEEGTWLCKGVKRLINTAAMKLPGRHNQLNALAALALGESVGIPMTPMLKALCRFTGLSHRCQWVAEKNGVVWINDSKATNVGASVAAIEGLGATLTGKIVLIAGGDGKGADFNQLKQPLQKFGRELVLIGRDAPDIGKAVNGVIPVQYVKSLAAAVDRACEVSESGDAVLLAPACASFDMFESFEQRGDSFMTLVRERLA